A stretch of the Uranotaenia lowii strain MFRU-FL chromosome 3, ASM2978415v1, whole genome shotgun sequence genome encodes the following:
- the LOC129753877 gene encoding uncharacterized protein LOC129753877 → MLIGSEMFYDLIEAGKIRMSAELPLLQESRLGWLVAGPVHSSEGIACVRVHQVMPVEPADERLDELMKRFWCIEEQFPDEKVDNDCEQPDDPCSQKGRTVPSARSSRLPFRVEAELLGESRNQAIKRFNTLEKRLEAYPNTKQMYSDFINEYIELGHARYLNAEEATEYNTYYLPHHCVMKPDSSTTKLRVVFDASAKTTTSYSLNDVLMSPPTIQSSLFDIILKWRSHKYVYTADVQRMYRQVIVDDSHTKYQRCVWRDDKTQPIRDLEIFRVTYGIGPAGFLATRAMIQLANDEQHRYPAASKVVRRAFYVDDVLSGGGTLAETKLQMNELTALLREDGFKLHKFCANDPALLKDIPPGDQEKQLNFEDNDINGVIKTLGLLWDPVNDDFLFQVQPMKNENPPTKRPVLSEIARLFDPLGLLGPTVVLAKLVMQRLWQKQIRWDDLIPDEDHEMWKKLRLELCQINNMRIPRRTTIDDPITLDLHGFSDTSKYAYGCCVYLRSGSAAGSVEVRLLCGKSRVAPLKELNRKEKENADTTEMTIPRLELCAALLLSEQVQKVRETLEIGIENVILRSDSKIVLDWLNRVKPEQSPFVHNRVKTIRKLTAGMKWMHVGTKDNPADLVSRGVYPIELVNSAMWWDGPNILHATDIVY, encoded by the coding sequence ATGCTCATCGGATCCGAAATGTTTTACGACTTGATAGAGGCTGGCAAGATCCGAATGTCCGCCGAACTTCCGTTACTACAAGAAAGCCGACTTGGTTGGCTAGTTGCGGGACCAGTTCATTCTTCTGAAGGTATCGCCTGTGTTCGTGTCCACCAAGTAATGCCAGTTGAACCTGCTGATGAGCGTCTTGACGAGCTGATGAAACGCTTCTGGTGCATTGAAGAACAGTTCCCCGACGAAAAAGTTGACAACGATTGCGAGCAACCAGACGACCCATGCTCGCAGAAAGGACGGACGGTACCTAGTGCTCGTTCCTCCCGACTCCCGTTCCGTGTCGAGGCTGAACTATTAGGAGAATCTAGGAACCAAGCGATCAAACGATTCAACACACTCGAGAAGAGATTGGAGGCATACCCCAATACGAAGCAAATGTACTCGGACTTCATCAATGAATACATCGAGCTTGGCCACGCAAGATATCTGAACGCGGAAGAAGCGACCGAATACAACACCTACTACCTTCCGCACCACTGCGTGATGAAACCCGACAGTTCGACAACCAAGCTGAGAGTGGTGTTTGACGCCTCAGCTAAGACGACCACGAGCTATTCCTTGAATGACGTGTTGATGAGCCCTCCAACTATCCAGAGCTCCCTGTTTGATATTATTCTGAAGTGGCGTTCGCACAAATACGTTTACACTGCCGATGTGCAACGCATGTATAGACAGGTGATAGTTGATGATTCCCACACTAAGTACCAGCGATGTGTGTGGAGAGATGATAAGACGCAGCCGATCCGAGATCTTGAAATATTCCGAGTTACCTATGGCATAGGTCCAGCAGGGTTCCTGGCAACAAGAGCGATGATCCAGTTAGCGAACGACGAACAACACCGATATCCCGCAGCCAGCAAGGTCGTGCGAAGAGCGTTTTACGTAGATGACGTACTCTCCGGTGGTGGTACCCTAGCCGAAACGAAATTGCAGATGAACGAATTGACAGCACTACTCCGAGAAGATGGCTTCAAGCTCCACAAGTTTTGCGCCAATGATCCTGCCTTGCTGAAAGACATACCACCCGGAGATCAAGAGAAACAGTTGAACTTCGAAGACAACGACATCAACGGAGTGATTAAGACACTTGGTCTCCTCTGGGACCCAGTCAACGACGATTTCCTGTTTCAAGTTCAGCCGATGAAAAACGAAAACCCGCCGACCAAACGACCAGTACTTTCCGAGATCGCTAGATTGTTTGACCCACTCGGATTACTTGGTCCAACTGTGGTACTCGCCAAATTAGTTATGCAGCGATTGTGGCAGAAGCAGATTCGTTGGGACGACCTCATCCCCGATGAAGACCACGAAATGTGGAAGAAACTACGACTTGAATTGTGCCAAATCAACAATATGAGAATCCCCAGGCGAACCACAATAGACGACCCGATAACCTTAGATTTGCACGGTTTTTCGGATACCTCGAAGTACGCCTACGGCTGCTGCGTCTATCTGCGAAGTGGGTCGGCTGCGGGATCGGTCGAAGTAAGACTGCTGTGCGGCAAATCCAGAGTTGCGCCGCTCAAGGAGCTGAACCGAAAAGAGAAGGAGAATGCGGATACCACCGAAATGACTATACCAAGATTAGAGCTGTGTGCAGCGCTGCTGCTGTCCGAACAAGTTCAAAAAGTGCGCGAAACCTTAGAGATAGGCATTGAAAATGTCATCCTAAGGTCCGATTCGAAAATAGTGTTAGATTGGCTAAATAGAGTGAAACCAGAACAATCACCTTTTGTGCATAACCGAGTTAAGACAATTCGAAAACTCACCGCGGGTATGAAGTGGATGCATGTTGGAACTAAAGACAATCCAGCGGACTTAGTGTCGCGTGGTGTTTACCCGATCGAATTAGTGAATAGTGCAATGTGGTGGGACGGTCCGAACATTCTTCATGCGACCGATATAGTGTACTAG
- the LOC129753876 gene encoding uncharacterized protein LOC129753876: MHRVIRKCIKCFRMRPKEMKHFMGDLLKSRVTETNPFTRTGVDYAGPFLLKKGRMRSPIKCYVSVFVCMSTKAIHLELVGSLSTESFLGAFHRFVGRRGNVSEMYSDHGTNFQGAERQLAELDESQMFECKLEEFCQSRGIRWSFVAPHQGGLWEAGVKSMKSHLCKVLNESYLSYEEMYTLLVQIEAILNSRPLIPQSDDSMD, encoded by the coding sequence ATGCATCGTGTGATTCGAAAGTGTATCAAGTGTTTCCGTATGAGGCCGAAGGAAATGAAGCACTTCATGGGAGACTTGCTGAAGTCCCGGGTTACCGAGACCAACCCCTTCACCCGCACTGGCGTGGATTATGCCGGTCCATTTCTTCTGAAAAAGGGTCGAATGAGGTCACCGATTAAATGCTATGTGAGTGTATTTGTCTGCATGAGCACCAAGGCCATCCACTTGGAGCTGGTTGGATCGCTGTCAACTGAATCGTTCTTGGGTGCCTTTCATCGCTTCGTTGGACGTCGTGGGAATGTTTCTGAGATGTACTCAGACCATGGCACAAACTTTCAAGGTGCCGAGCGGCAACTGGCAGAACTAGACGAATCGCAGATGTTCGAATGTAAGCTGGAGGAATTCTGCCAGTCCCGAGGAATTCGATGGAGTTTTGTAGCCCCACACCAAGGCGGCCTATGGGAGGCCGGAGTGAAGAGTATGAAATCGCACTTGTGTAAGGTACTCAACGAATCGTATCTTTCCTACGAAGAGATGTACACCTTGCTAGTACAAATAGAGGCTATATTGAATTCGCGACCCCTGATACCCCAGTCGGACGATTCGATGGATTAG